In one Silene latifolia isolate original U9 population chromosome 10, ASM4854445v1, whole genome shotgun sequence genomic region, the following are encoded:
- the LOC141606768 gene encoding uncharacterized protein LOC141606768, with protein sequence MGLKKIRLSSVHLYGRAYRVSRNTTYWEMAKRMAKETSVSQQHLMDSPARYVRLLKADYWSVKGLMFKITFRVKGENGVSVAYIAQVWSNICKRPFQVFTFDKVPGSERKPKDWEINGSNNSDKKISTKKMGMKGLDLFKGLSSSVAMTKSELDCRNDSGRLRTRGFYILLEQIRSQRSWNYSRARKCASTIWQGLSESEKMLFLSEAAKRSN encoded by the exons ATGGGGTTGAAGAAGATAAGGCTGAGTTCTGTGCATCTTTATGGGAGAGCTTACCGTGTAAGCCGCAATACTACTTACTGGGAGATGGCCAAACGTATGGCTAAGGAGACATCGGTTTCGCAGCAACATTTGATG GATAGCCCTGCGCGTTATGTTCGCCTCCTAAAAGCTGATTATTGGAGTGTTAAGGGATTAATGTTCAAGATTACTTTTCGTGTTAAAGGAGAAAACGGTGTCAGTGTTGCCTACATTGCTCAAGTGTGGAGTAATATCTGTAAAAGGCCCTTTCAAGTCTTCACTTTTGACAAAGTTCCTGGTTCAG AGAGGAAACCGAAAGATTGGGAGATTAATGGCAGCAACAATTCTGATAAGAAGATATCTACCAAGAAAATGGGGATGAAGGGACTTGATCTTTTCAAGGGGCTAAGCTCATCAGTTGCGATGACTAAGTCTGAATTAGATTGTCG AAACGATTCTGGCAGACTTCGAACCCGTGGCTTCTACATTTTGct GGAGCAAATCAGGAGCCAGAGGAGCTGGAATTATTCCAGG GCGAGGAAGTGTGCTTCTACCATATGGCAAGGGCTTTCGGAATCT GAGAAGATGCTATTCTTGAGCGAGGCAGCTAAAAGATCAAACTAG
- the LOC141608804 gene encoding uncharacterized protein LOC141608804, producing the protein MYNAPSKWLSEAFNKTLCNLLRKVVAKSKRDWHERIGEALWAYRTTYKTPTQATPYALVYGVEAVLPLEVQIQSLRVAIQEEITSDDNDKLRLEELEALDEKRLQAQQKLQCYQARLSRAFNKKVRPRSFQAGDLVLAVRRPIITSHKPKGKFTSKWDGPYVVQEL; encoded by the exons ATGTACAATGCTCCAAGCAAATGGCTTAGTGAAGCTTTTAATAAGACGCTGTGCAATTTGTTGAGGAAAGTGGTGGCAAAGTCAAAGCGTGATTGGCATGAGAGAATCGGTGAGGCATTGTGGGCCTATCGTACTACATACAAGACACCCACTCAAGCGACCCCGTATGCGTTGGTGTATGGAGTTGAAGCCGTGTTGCCATTAGAAGTTCAAATTCAATCTTTAAGAGTTGCCATTCAGGAAGAGATTACAAGTGATGACAATGACAAGCTGCgcttggaagagttggaagctcTAGATGAGAAAAGGTTGCAAGCACAACAAAAGCTACAGTGTTATCAAGCACGGTTGTCacgcgcattcaacaaaaaggtgcgcCCTCGATCTTTTCAGGCAGGAGACTTGGTGCTCGCGGTAAGAAGGCCGATCATTACTTCTCACAAACCTAAAGGCAAGTTCACTTCTAAGTGGGATGGGCCATATGTCGTGCAAGAG Ttgtag